The genomic interval GCCGGCGGCCCAGTCGACGTACGCCTCGGCCCACTGCCGCGCCCACTTGTCCTCGTCGTCCAGCCGGTCGAACCCGGCCGAGCCGAGCCAGTCCTGCCACGCGAGATCGCGGGAATCCTTGATCCCCATCCGCCGCTGTTCCGGGGAGTCGACGAACAGCAGCCCACCGAACGACCAGAACGCCTGCCCGCCGAGCGACGCCTCCGGCTCCTGGTCGAGCAGCAGCACCTTCCGCCCCGCATCGGCCAGCTCCGCAGTCGCAGCCAGCCCAGCCAACCCCGCCCCGACCACGATCACATCAGCGTCCATGTCGACCATGTATAGCGCACTTGGGAAGATGAGGCAGTGACGATCCTTTCTGCGCAAAACCTCGTGCTTCCTGCAGCTTCGCTCGGTCCGGAGAATCCGCTGGCACCGCTCCGGACGCAGCGTGAGCCACACCAGGTCGAGAACATCGCCGAGTTGCCGGACGAGTTGCGGGAGAACATCGAGTACGGGCGTCTACACAGCCCGCTGCCGTGCCTGAACCAGGACGGGTACGACCGCACTCTCGTCGAGACAGCCTTCCCAGCGCTCGTGCTCGAGAACGACCACCTGCGCGCAACCGTCCTGCCGAGCCTCGGTGGACGGCTGTACTCGCTCGTCCACAAGGCCACCGGGCAGGAGCTGCTCTATCGCAACCCGGTGTTCCAGCCGGCGAACCTTGCCCTGCGCAACGCCTGGTTCGCCGGCGGTGTCGAGTGGAACGTCGGCAGCACCGGCCACTGGACCGGCACTTGCGCGCCGATGCACGCCGCGCGCGTCGAAGGCCCGGACGGTACGCCGGTCCTTCGCCTGTGGGAGCTCGAACGAACCCGCAACCTCATCACCCAACTCGACTTCTGGCTGCCGGCGGACTCGGAGTTCCTGTACGTCGGAGTACGGCTGCAGAACCCGTCCGACGTCGAGGTCCCGGCGTACTGGTGGTCGAACATCGCGGTCGCGCAGTCGCCGGAGACTCGCGTGCTGGTGCCGGCGGACCAGGCCTGGCGGTTCGGGTACGGGAGCCGGCTCGATCTGATCGACGTACCTCTTTATGAGGGTGCCGACCTGACCTATCCGATGCGGCATCCGCGCGCGGTCGACTTCTTCTTCGAGCCGCTGCCGGAGGAACAGTCGTGGATCGCGTCGGTCGACGGCTCGGGTGCGGGGCTGGTGCAGGCGTCGACCGAGCGGCTGCAGGGGCGGAAGCTGTTCGTGTGGGGGCAGGGCGACGGCGGGCGACGCTGGCAGGAATGGCTGTCGCCCGGGCTCGAAGGCGACGGGTACGCCGAGATTCAGGCTGGGCTCGCTCGGACGCAGATGGAGCACCTGAAGCTGCCCGCGGGGACCGACTGGCACTGGATGGAGGCGTACGGACGTCTCTCGATGGATGCGGGCGTTGCGCATTCCGAGGACTGGAAGGCGGCCCGGACCGCCGGTGCCGCCGCGCTGGGTCCCGTGCTGGATGGGTTGGCCGGGCGGGAGCAGGCCTGGCTGGGTGTTATGGACGCGGCTCCGGTAGAGCGGCTCGGGGTTGGGTCCGGGTGGGGGGCGTTGGAGCTGGCCCGGACGGGTTGGAAGTTGTCGGCAGGTACACCGTTCGACGACGACACCATGACGGCGCGGGAGCGGGCATGGCTGCCCCTGCTCGAAGGGCAGTTGCCGGCCGGTGACGGCGTACCGGATGGGACGTTGGTGGCGTGGCGCGAGCTGCTGGAGGCGGCCGAGGACAACTGGCTGGTCTGGTACCACCGGGGTGTGGCGCGGCATTACTACGGTGACATCGACGGTGCGGTAGAGGCGTGGCGGCAGTCCGGCGACAACGCCTGGGCGCTCCGCAGCCTCGGTGTGGTCACGGGGGAGCTGTCGTACTACGAACGTGCGGTCGAGCTGCTGCCCGACCTGGTGCCGCTGGTCGTAGAGGCAGCCACGGTGGCGCTCGACACCGACCTGACGCGGGCGGAGCCGATGCTCGAGCACGCGCCCGACGACCCGCGGATCCAGCTGTTGCGCGTCCGGTTCGCGCTGGAGATCGGCGATCCGGGCACGGCGCACGACCTGTTGGCCGCTGGGATCCAGCTGGCCACGGTCCGGGAGGGTGCGAACCCGCTTGCCGACTACTGGCTGGCCGCGGAGGAGGCGCTGTGGACGCGGCGGCCAGTACCGCCGCAGTACCAGTTCGGAATGGGCGGAAACTGACAACTTCAGGTCAACTCTACCTCTAGCAACACCGCTCCACCTGGCTCTACCATGATGCTGTAGAAAAGAATTTGTACTTACCTGGAACCAAGTGGAATCCGGTGGCGTCTCACCGGTGTGCGGCGAAGGCCGCACGAGGCAGGAACGACAACAACGACCGCGTCGCTCGCGGGCGGCGCGTCGGGGGTGAGTGCCATGTTGACGATCGTTGTAGTAAGTGGGCTCGGCCTGGTGCTGGTGGTTGCAGCCTTCATCGTGACCGAAGTCCTGGCCGGAATCCGGCGGGACGAACCCACCGGCACGGAGGAAAAGACCGCGGGAGGAGTGATCCGGGTGCGTGGCCCGGTCCGCGGCCAACTGCCGAGCGGTGCCCCGGCGATCTACACCGAGGTCATCGTCGAGTACTACACCCGACGGGGCGAGGGGCCGTACCAGGTCTCCCGCAAGTTCCCGGTCGGGAGCAGGATTACTTACACCAAGGGTGACCGGGTGATCGTCGCGTACGACGTCCGGACGCCCCGCCGGGCCCGTCTGGCCGGACGGGTCAGCCACTGGCCGGCCCTGGGTCTGCCTTCCGCAGCCCGGGCGGCCTGACCGTTCATCCTGCTTGAGCCACCCCCCGGCTCAAGCAGGGAGATGAGAGGCGAGCAGGTTGTACAGCACCGGCCGGCCCTGATCCAGGACGTACTCCGCCTCGTCCGCGGACAGCCGATCGGCCAGATGCGCCAGCGACTCGCCCATCGCGATACTGAGCGTCACCGCCAAGCGGAAGTCGCGGGAGTCCCGGGCGCCGAACCGCGCCGCGAGCAGCTCCGCGAACTCACCGGCGTGCTGATCGTCGAACTCGCCCGGCTTCGATTCCAGCTCCGGATCGCCGAGCCCGCTCAGCACGACCGCCCTGAACCCCGGATCGGTCCGGTGCATCTCCCGGAACGTGTCCAGCGTGACGTCGACCGCCGCCCGCCAGCTCGACACGTCGGCCAGCCGCTCGCTGACCGCCTCGGTGTAGCGCGCCTGGTTCCGCCGCTCGATCGCCTGGATCAGGCTGCGCTTGTCCGGGAAGTACCGGTACACGCTGCCGACCGCGATCTCGGCCCGCTTCGCGATCCCGCTCGTCGACGCCGCGTCGTACCCGCGCTCGACCACCTCGGCGCAGGCCGCGTCGAGGATGCGCTCGACCTGCCGGTTGGCCCGGTCCTGGGTCGGCGTACGGCGGAGCGGATACGCCCCCGAAGTCACCATTCAT from Kribbella sp. NBC_00709 carries:
- a CDS encoding DUF5107 domain-containing protein; the encoded protein is MTILSAQNLVLPAASLGPENPLAPLRTQREPHQVENIAELPDELRENIEYGRLHSPLPCLNQDGYDRTLVETAFPALVLENDHLRATVLPSLGGRLYSLVHKATGQELLYRNPVFQPANLALRNAWFAGGVEWNVGSTGHWTGTCAPMHAARVEGPDGTPVLRLWELERTRNLITQLDFWLPADSEFLYVGVRLQNPSDVEVPAYWWSNIAVAQSPETRVLVPADQAWRFGYGSRLDLIDVPLYEGADLTYPMRHPRAVDFFFEPLPEEQSWIASVDGSGAGLVQASTERLQGRKLFVWGQGDGGRRWQEWLSPGLEGDGYAEIQAGLARTQMEHLKLPAGTDWHWMEAYGRLSMDAGVAHSEDWKAARTAGAAALGPVLDGLAGREQAWLGVMDAAPVERLGVGSGWGALELARTGWKLSAGTPFDDDTMTARERAWLPLLEGQLPAGDGVPDGTLVAWRELLEAAEDNWLVWYHRGVARHYYGDIDGAVEAWRQSGDNAWALRSLGVVTGELSYYERAVELLPDLVPLVVEAATVALDTDLTRAEPMLEHAPDDPRIQLLRVRFALEIGDPGTAHDLLAAGIQLATVREGANPLADYWLAAEEALWTRRPVPPQYQFGMGGN
- a CDS encoding DUF3592 domain-containing protein, with product MLTIVVVSGLGLVLVVAAFIVTEVLAGIRRDEPTGTEEKTAGGVIRVRGPVRGQLPSGAPAIYTEVIVEYYTRRGEGPYQVSRKFPVGSRITYTKGDRVIVAYDVRTPRRARLAGRVSHWPALGLPSAARAA
- a CDS encoding TetR/AcrR family transcriptional regulator, whose protein sequence is MVTSGAYPLRRTPTQDRANRQVERILDAACAEVVERGYDAASTSGIAKRAEIAVGSVYRYFPDKRSLIQAIERRNQARYTEAVSERLADVSSWRAAVDVTLDTFREMHRTDPGFRAVVLSGLGDPELESKPGEFDDQHAGEFAELLAARFGARDSRDFRLAVTLSIAMGESLAHLADRLSADEAEYVLDQGRPVLYNLLASHLPA